In Sulfolobales archaeon, the sequence CTCTACCCACACTACCTTAACCCACTAACGTGAAGCGCCTTAGGGATTTTAGCTTTTTAATATGAACTCCCAGCTCCTAAAATTAAAGAACCCACGTGGTTCACCCGCTACACGGCCCAAGCCATGGGGCAATCCTACTATAATCCCATTTCCTCCTCCACTCATCCCACCTCTCCCTAAACCACCATGGAACCCTGGGATTCCTAACTATATCGTAGTAATCGTATGGTTTTATGTCGAGAACAGGTGATCCGCTCCACGCGTCTAAGCCTCTAACCTTAAGCCTAGGAACGTTAACCTCCATAAGCTCAACAACTGATATAGCTATAGGGTTAGGTCTAGGCGGGAACCTGGTAGCAAATATACCCACCGTAGGATACCTATCTACACCCCATGGTTTAATAGTCAACCTAACCTCCCTCTCCTCGTGCATATAGTACACTACTATTGCATGCGAGTAATCCTCCAAACCCCTAAGACCCTCAACGTACTCATCATAGATCCTAATTGTTGAGGTAATCTCGTAACGCGACTTTGCTACACGGTGCTCCTCAGGTCTCGGTATACCCTCCTCCACTATACCAATAGGCTTAAAGCATATAGTAGAGTTTGACATGGTAACCACCAACTATAACACAGTACTCTAGGCTTAAGCTTAAAGCATAGGATTACTCTAAACCCTAACCTCCCAGGTTTTTACATCTATAAGCCTCGCCCCTTTAGGGCGGGGGTGTTGTTGATGCTCATAATCTTTGATACAAGTACTGCTGTTCTTATAACATAGCATTTCTAGCGATCTGGAATCCTTGATTTAGATTTTTAATTAATTAACTAGCTTTTCTCATAATATCCACATCTCTTGCAATATCCTCTCTTAACCCTTCCACCACATATTCTACATCTCTCGACCCCTTCAACCTTTCTAGGCTCTCCCCTAAGCTCTAAGTATCTTGCTAAGAGATAAGCCTGATCTTTTCCTCTCGGCCTTAGCACTCTCGATACCTTCTCGATTAGCTCTTCTGTCACTAGTGATTCCCATATCTGGCTTAGCATAAGAGATCCGCTGCCTCTTTCTATTGGTTCCTTTGCTCTTGTAAAAGATGGTATTGAGAGGTCTTCTAAAAGGCTTCTCAGAATATCCTTTCCCCTTGGCAGTGTACATGGGGAGATCTTACATTCTGAAGGGATCTCTATAGCAAGATCTATGACTCTCTTTGAAGCGAGAGGTGGATATACATCGATGCCGAGCTCCCTACCGATGGAT encodes:
- the tsaA gene encoding tRNA (N6-threonylcarbamoyladenosine(37)-N6)-methyltransferase TrmO — encoded protein: MSNSTICFKPIGIVEEGIPRPEEHRVAKSRYEITSTIRIYDEYVEGLRGLEDYSHAIVVYYMHEEREVRLTIKPWGVDRYPTVGIFATRFPPRPNPIAISVVELMEVNVPRLKVRGLDAWSGSPVLDIKPYDYYDIVRNPRVPWWFRERWDEWRRKWDYSRIAPWLGPCSG